A window from Agrobacterium tumefaciens encodes these proteins:
- a CDS encoding GNAT family N-acetyltransferase gives MVTLRIDPFPRQDELNMLWLEAWGSEGPKDFSGILSRSLAHIAAYQDDRLVGFVNVAWDGGVHAFILDTCVVPRMRRKGIAARMVVEATNVARERGANWLHVDFEPHLSSFYQSCGFRPTKAGLIKLK, from the coding sequence ATGGTGACGCTTCGGATTGATCCGTTCCCGCGCCAGGACGAGCTGAATATGCTTTGGTTAGAAGCCTGGGGCAGCGAAGGGCCAAAAGACTTCTCCGGCATCTTGTCACGCAGCCTTGCCCATATTGCGGCTTATCAAGATGATCGCCTTGTCGGCTTCGTGAATGTGGCGTGGGACGGAGGTGTCCACGCCTTCATCCTGGACACCTGCGTTGTCCCCCGGATGCGACGAAAAGGTATCGCTGCCCGCATGGTGGTAGAAGCCACAAATGTAGCGCGAGAGCGCGGCGCGAATTGGTTGCATGTCGACTTCGAACCGCATCTGAGTTCATTCTATCAGAGTTGTGGATTTCGGCCGACCAAGGCAGGGCTCATCAAGCTCAAGTGA
- a CDS encoding GNAT family N-acetyltransferase gives MPTYDNAITGETEVMMNSPPIRILTPRLVLRAARAEDARILFDEYTGNVQASEFLPRGPHTSQLTTEKLISASGETTWGKTSRFFWTIIDQRANRPIGIFLMFILDDETAEIHYGLGPAFWGHGFAAEAGSAVMQWVREQSTLSEVRTVCAADHNASCRVLEKIGLVRGQLIEQALSMKASGRKIDGWSYIWKRSDSKGPADVVA, from the coding sequence ATGCCGACATACGACAACGCGATCACTGGAGAGACGGAAGTTATGATGAATTCGCCGCCGATCAGAATTCTAACTCCGCGTCTCGTGCTGCGGGCTGCACGTGCCGAAGATGCCAGGATACTGTTCGACGAGTACACGGGGAACGTCCAAGCCTCAGAATTTTTGCCACGGGGTCCTCATACGTCGCAATTGACAACCGAAAAACTCATCAGTGCATCGGGCGAAACCACCTGGGGTAAGACCAGCCGTTTTTTCTGGACCATTATCGACCAGCGTGCCAACAGACCGATCGGCATCTTCCTCATGTTCATACTGGACGACGAGACGGCAGAGATACATTACGGATTGGGACCTGCCTTCTGGGGACATGGCTTCGCAGCCGAGGCTGGCTCGGCGGTCATGCAATGGGTCCGCGAGCAATCAACATTATCCGAAGTCCGCACAGTGTGCGCAGCAGACCACAACGCAAGCTGCCGCGTTTTGGAAAAGATTGGCCTTGTCCGAGGTCAATTGATTGAACAGGCCCTATCGATGAAAGCAAGCGGCCGAAAAATCGATGGGTGGTCATATATCTGGAAGCGCAGCGACAGCAAAGGACCGGCAGACGTCGTTGCGTAA
- a CDS encoding AAA family ATPase, whose translation MLIIFGGLPGSGKSTVAQALALRTGACYLRVDTIEQAISSSAPLADRQDVGPAGYVTLYRVAEDNLRLGRTVIADSVNPIDLTRATFRKVATDTGSGFIEVEVICSDVTTHRPRAETRSPAIEGRSNPTWAQIQELNFEP comes from the coding sequence ATGCTGATTATTTTTGGTGGGCTGCCCGGCTCGGGCAAGAGCACTGTTGCCCAGGCTTTGGCCCTTCGAACCGGCGCGTGTTACCTGCGGGTTGATACCATTGAACAAGCCATCAGCTCGTCAGCACCACTCGCAGACCGACAAGATGTCGGACCTGCGGGATATGTTACGCTTTATCGGGTGGCCGAGGACAACTTGCGTCTGGGCCGGACCGTCATCGCCGACTCCGTCAATCCTATCGATCTTACCCGGGCCACATTCAGAAAAGTCGCGACCGACACCGGCAGTGGCTTCATTGAGGTTGAAGTTATTTGTTCGGATGTCACAACACATCGCCCTCGTGCCGAAACGCGATCACCTGCCATTGAAGGTCGATCAAACCCAACGTGGGCCCAGATACAGGAACTAAACTTCGAGCCGTGA